ACCGCACCCGGTCCCCCACCCCGTTCGCCTGGGCCGTCTGGGTCCCTTCGTCGAGCGCCGGCTGGGACGAATCCAATCCCGTCACTTCCTTCGCTCCGCCCAGCGCGGCCTGGATGGAGGCGGCTCCCGTGTAGCAGAAAGCGTCCAGCACCTTTCGGCCCCGGCTCATCTCGAAGATACGGCGGCGGACCTCCCGGAAGTCCAGGTAGAAACCCGTCTTCTGCCCCTGCTCGGGCCGGGCGGTGAACTTGGCTTTTCCCTCATGGAACACCATGGCGCCCGGACCCGGCTCGGTCAGCCAGCCTTGGGACTCGGCCATGCCTTCCTTCTGCCGGGATTCCCCCGCGCTCTTCTCGAAGATGTGCTTATAACCCGCCGTCTTGAGGGCGGCGGTGATGGCGGGCAGGAAGGGCTTCATCCCCGCGCTGAAGCAGGAAAGGACCGCCTGGTCTTTCCCGAAACCATCGCAGAGGATGCCCGGCAGGCCGTCGGCCTCGCCGAAGAGGAGCCGCAGGCCGTCCGTACCCCATTTTTCGCCCAGTTCCTTCCGGACCGCGAGGGCCCTTTGGACCCGTCCGGCGATGAAGGCATCGTCCAGTTCCTCCGTGAAGGAACGGGTCAGGAGACGGATGAGGATCTTGGAGGTCGGGTTGGCCACCCCCCGCCCCACATGCTTCCCCTTGGCGGTGATGACCTCCACCAGGGTCCCGGGGGCCAGTACCTTGGGGGC
This genomic stretch from bacterium harbors:
- a CDS encoding class I SAM-dependent methyltransferase; the encoded protein is MLNYVRVKLKPKEEDRLLAGHPWVFANEVDSAPKVLAPGTLVEVITAKGKHVGRGVANPTSKILIRLLTRSFTEELDDAFIAGRVQRALAVRKELGEKWGTDGLRLLFGEADGLPGILCDGFGKDQAVLSCFSAGMKPFLPAITAALKTAGYKHIFEKSAGESRQKEGMAESQGWLTEPGPGAMVFHEGKAKFTARPEQGQKTGFYLDFREVRRRIFEMSRGRKVLDAFCYTGAASIQAALGGAKEVTGLDSSQPALDEGTQTAQANGVGDRVR